In Zobellia roscoffensis, the following are encoded in one genomic region:
- the argS gene encoding arginine--tRNA ligase, with protein sequence MSIQAILETKVKEAVAAIFEIDLPSVEFQPTRKDFEGDVTIVVFPMLRFVKGNPVQIGEKIGAYLEKEVAEVTGFNVIKGFLNLVVGDAFYLDFFNGIKDNESYGYVSQKETDAIMVEYSSPNTNKPLHLGHIRNNLLGYSVAEILKASGKKVYKTQIINDRGIHICKSMLAWQRFGNGETPGSTGLKGDKLVGNYYVAFDKAYKAEIAEKVAAGTDKKVAEKEAPILLEAQEMLQKWEAGDEEVVSLWKEMNGWVYKGFDVTYKNLGVDFDTLYYESDTYLLGKDVVAGGLEKGIFYKKEDGSVWIDLTDDGLDEKIVLRSDGTAVYMTQDIGTAIQRVKDYPDVGGMVYTVGNEQDYHFKVLFLILKKLGFSWSENLHHLSYGMVDLPSGKMKSREGTVVDADDLMNDMTSTAAQISEELGKLEGYSADEKNVLYKLIGLGALKYYILKVDPKKRILFDPEESVDFQGNTGPFIQYTYARIQSILRKADFDTTSKVDVSAINGLHIKEKELIKQLQLYPEVIQLAAENYSPALIANYTYDLVKEFNSFYQQVSILGETDTNKKVLRVQLSQKVSEVVASAFRLLGIDVPERM encoded by the coding sequence ATGAGTATTCAAGCAATTTTAGAAACCAAGGTTAAAGAGGCGGTAGCGGCTATTTTTGAAATAGATCTTCCATCGGTGGAATTTCAACCTACCCGAAAAGATTTTGAAGGTGATGTAACTATTGTGGTATTTCCTATGCTTCGTTTCGTAAAAGGAAACCCTGTTCAAATAGGTGAGAAAATAGGTGCGTATCTGGAAAAAGAAGTAGCTGAGGTTACTGGTTTTAATGTAATTAAGGGGTTTTTGAATTTAGTGGTGGGTGATGCTTTTTATCTTGATTTCTTTAATGGGATAAAAGATAATGAAAGCTATGGTTATGTTTCTCAAAAGGAAACAGATGCTATTATGGTAGAGTATTCTTCACCTAACACCAATAAGCCATTGCATTTAGGGCATATTAGAAATAACCTCTTAGGATATTCGGTTGCCGAGATTTTAAAAGCTTCGGGCAAGAAGGTGTATAAGACTCAAATTATAAACGATCGAGGTATTCATATTTGTAAAAGTATGTTGGCTTGGCAACGTTTTGGAAATGGGGAGACACCGGGGAGCACCGGGTTAAAAGGTGATAAATTGGTAGGTAACTACTATGTTGCTTTTGATAAAGCCTACAAGGCCGAAATAGCCGAAAAGGTTGCAGCGGGAACCGATAAAAAGGTAGCAGAAAAAGAAGCGCCTATTCTGTTGGAAGCTCAAGAAATGCTTCAAAAATGGGAAGCGGGTGATGAAGAGGTTGTTTCACTTTGGAAAGAAATGAACGGCTGGGTATACAAGGGTTTTGATGTTACCTATAAAAACCTGGGTGTAGATTTTGATACCTTATACTATGAAAGTGATACTTACTTATTAGGTAAAGATGTAGTGGCCGGTGGACTTGAAAAAGGCATATTTTATAAAAAAGAAGATGGTAGTGTTTGGATAGACCTTACCGATGATGGTCTTGATGAAAAAATAGTACTCAGGTCAGATGGTACAGCTGTTTATATGACCCAAGATATTGGTACGGCCATACAAAGGGTAAAAGATTACCCCGATGTTGGTGGTATGGTATATACTGTGGGTAACGAGCAAGATTACCATTTTAAAGTATTGTTCTTAATATTGAAAAAACTAGGCTTCTCTTGGTCTGAAAACCTACATCATTTGAGTTACGGTATGGTAGATTTGCCAAGCGGTAAAATGAAGAGTAGGGAAGGTACGGTTGTAGATGCTGATGATTTAATGAACGATATGACGAGTACTGCTGCTCAAATATCTGAAGAATTGGGCAAGCTTGAAGGGTATTCTGCCGATGAGAAAAATGTACTTTATAAGTTGATTGGCCTCGGAGCTCTCAAATATTACATTCTAAAAGTAGATCCTAAAAAACGTATTCTCTTTGACCCAGAAGAATCTGTCGATTTTCAAGGAAACACAGGTCCGTTTATTCAATACACTTACGCACGTATTCAATCTATCTTAAGAAAGGCTGATTTTGATACGACTTCTAAGGTAGATGTCAGTGCTATTAATGGCTTGCATATCAAAGAAAAGGAGCTTATCAAACAACTGCAATTGTACCCGGAAGTGATTCAGCTGGCCGCAGAAAATTATAGTCCAGCTTTGATTGCCAATTATACCTATGATTTGGTAAAGGAGTTTAATTCGTTCTATCAGCAAGTTTCTATTTTGGGTGAAACCGATACGAACAAAAAGGTGTTACGTGTGCAACTTTCTCAGAAAGTTAGTGAAGTGGTTGCGTCAGCATTCCGGCTTTTGGGTATTGATGTGCCAGAACGTATGTAA
- a CDS encoding SDR family oxidoreductase: MKILLTGANGYIGMRLLPQLLDMGHEVVCTVRDEARFSIEKEMRAQIEVLEVDFLKEVEPFKIPKDIDAAYFLIHSMSSSTQDFDAMEAKTAENFNAYLSETQVKQVIYLSGIVNEENLSKHLWSRKNVERILYEGSFELTVLRAGIIVGSGSSSFEIIRDLCEKLPVMITPKWVLTKTQPIAIRDILTFLTGVLGNEKTYNGSFDIAGPDVLTYKQMLEQYAEVRGFKNYIMTVPVMTPKLSSYWLYFVTSTSYKLALNLVDSMKIEVIASNNRLQEILNIKPHSYKEAIDLAFKKIEQNLVVSSWKDSMVSGRFKKNLEKYIQVPKYGVLKDEKKVKVDNPDQVLKNIWKIGGETGWYYGNWLWKIRGIIDKFSGGVGLRRGRTHSDKIFTGDSLDFWRVLLADKKAKRLLLFAEMKLPGEAWLEFKIDEHNVLHQTATFRPRGLKGRLYWYSIVPFHYFIFGGMIRNIAKAK; encoded by the coding sequence ATGAAAATACTCTTAACAGGTGCCAATGGCTATATTGGTATGCGATTGTTACCGCAATTACTGGACATGGGCCATGAAGTGGTGTGCACCGTTCGTGATGAAGCTCGGTTTTCTATTGAGAAAGAAATGCGTGCGCAGATTGAGGTTCTAGAAGTCGATTTCCTAAAGGAGGTTGAACCTTTTAAAATTCCGAAGGATATTGATGCCGCCTATTTTCTAATACACTCCATGAGTTCATCTACGCAAGATTTTGATGCCATGGAAGCCAAAACTGCGGAAAACTTCAATGCTTACCTCAGCGAAACCCAAGTTAAACAAGTTATTTATCTCAGTGGAATCGTAAACGAAGAGAACCTATCCAAACACCTTTGGTCTAGAAAGAATGTAGAGCGCATACTTTATGAAGGCTCTTTTGAACTAACCGTTTTACGGGCCGGTATTATAGTGGGCTCAGGAAGTTCATCATTTGAAATTATACGTGACCTCTGCGAAAAATTGCCGGTTATGATTACACCTAAATGGGTATTGACCAAAACACAGCCCATTGCCATTAGAGATATCCTAACTTTTTTGACCGGTGTTCTGGGCAATGAAAAAACCTATAATGGTTCTTTTGATATTGCCGGACCCGATGTCCTCACCTACAAACAGATGTTGGAGCAATATGCCGAAGTGCGAGGGTTTAAAAACTATATTATGACGGTTCCCGTAATGACCCCCAAACTATCTAGTTACTGGCTTTATTTTGTAACCTCTACCTCATATAAATTGGCATTGAACCTTGTAGATAGTATGAAAATAGAGGTCATTGCCAGCAACAATCGGTTACAGGAAATTCTGAACATCAAACCACATAGCTACAAAGAGGCCATTGATTTAGCCTTTAAAAAAATAGAGCAAAATCTCGTGGTAAGCAGCTGGAAAGACAGCATGGTGAGCGGCCGCTTTAAAAAGAATTTGGAGAAATACATTCAGGTTCCAAAATATGGGGTTTTAAAAGATGAGAAAAAAGTAAAAGTGGACAACCCTGACCAGGTTTTAAAAAACATCTGGAAAATTGGTGGGGAAACGGGCTGGTATTATGGGAATTGGCTTTGGAAAATTCGTGGAATCATAGATAAATTTTCGGGTGGTGTAGGCCTGCGACGAGGACGTACGCATTCTGACAAAATCTTTACCGGTGATTCTCTAGATTTTTGGCGTGTTCTTTTAGCGGATAAAAAAGCAAAGCGCCTTCTACTTTTTGCCGAAATGAAGTTGCCCGGCGAAGCTTGGCTAGAATTCAAAATTGATGAACACAATGTTTTACACCAGACTGCAACTTTTAGACCTAGGGGCTTAAAAGGGCGCTTGTATTGGTACAGTATTGTGCCTTTTCATTACTTTATCTTTGGTGGTATGATACGTAATATTGCCAAAGCGAAATGA
- a CDS encoding BCCT family transporter, with product MKHLKNPLLSISIGIILAFTLVVFFATEATYESIESASIWVRNYFGFFYLYLGLGCVLFLLAIAFSPFGKIKLGKKNSTPEHSLWAWTSMLYSAGMGSGILLRAVQEPVFMQQHPPYKSDLAPEILALEFTFYQWGFTAWAFYGLFAMVVGYALFVKKKKVRVSATIENTISNSVARKGIDIMTIITTIFGLIAAISLGTTQINGGLNHVFDSHLGITTTLLLAVLISAIAFYSAWQGVNKGIKIISKVNILITTLLLVFVFLMSDISGILVAFGTATLNYLIDFIPMSLAYGNYDPGMTFLTDWTFYYWAFWLAWAPFTGIFIARISKGRTLRQLLLGVLIIPSIGTFFWFSVFGTSAFELIEVWGTYNNEFGNVFSSIFVFFKNYPLATLLNFTTIFLLISFLVTSIDSAVFVLSMFTDHGKKNPNKQHRLIWAVFILMATMALILLGNAKPDIDVLTAIQKLLIITSLPFALFMVYMAGAFVWEISNKKK from the coding sequence ATGAAACATTTAAAAAACCCATTACTTTCGATCTCCATTGGCATTATACTAGCTTTTACCCTAGTAGTATTTTTTGCTACGGAAGCCACCTATGAGTCTATTGAATCTGCATCCATATGGGTACGAAATTACTTTGGGTTCTTCTATCTTTATTTAGGTTTAGGCTGCGTTCTATTTTTATTGGCCATTGCATTCTCTCCCTTCGGAAAAATTAAATTAGGGAAGAAAAACTCAACACCCGAACATTCACTTTGGGCTTGGACGTCCATGCTCTACAGTGCGGGAATGGGCTCTGGCATACTGCTACGTGCCGTACAAGAGCCGGTTTTTATGCAACAACATCCACCATATAAATCAGACTTGGCACCGGAAATATTAGCGCTGGAGTTCACTTTTTACCAATGGGGATTTACCGCATGGGCCTTTTACGGTCTCTTTGCTATGGTTGTAGGTTATGCCCTCTTCGTAAAGAAAAAGAAAGTTAGGGTCAGTGCCACTATAGAAAATACTATTTCTAATTCTGTTGCCAGGAAAGGTATAGACATCATGACCATCATTACCACCATTTTTGGACTTATAGCTGCAATTAGCTTAGGAACCACCCAGATTAACGGAGGTTTAAACCATGTTTTTGACAGCCATTTAGGCATCACCACAACACTACTTTTGGCAGTTCTAATTTCGGCTATTGCCTTCTATTCTGCTTGGCAAGGCGTTAATAAGGGTATTAAAATCATTTCAAAAGTCAATATACTAATCACCACCCTCCTATTAGTGTTTGTATTTCTAATGAGTGATATTTCTGGAATTTTGGTTGCTTTTGGCACAGCTACCCTAAACTATCTTATTGATTTTATACCCATGAGTTTGGCTTATGGGAATTATGACCCGGGCATGACGTTCTTAACGGATTGGACCTTCTATTACTGGGCATTTTGGTTAGCTTGGGCTCCGTTTACCGGTATATTTATTGCTAGAATATCCAAAGGACGTACGTTGCGCCAGTTATTGTTGGGCGTATTAATAATTCCATCAATAGGCACTTTCTTCTGGTTTTCTGTTTTTGGCACTTCAGCATTTGAACTTATTGAAGTATGGGGGACTTACAACAATGAGTTTGGTAATGTCTTCTCTTCAATCTTCGTTTTTTTCAAGAACTATCCCTTGGCCACTCTTCTTAACTTCACCACTATATTTTTGCTCATTAGCTTTTTGGTCACCTCAATAGACTCTGCGGTATTTGTATTGAGTATGTTTACGGACCATGGTAAAAAGAACCCCAACAAGCAGCACAGACTTATTTGGGCCGTTTTTATTTTAATGGCGACTATGGCCTTAATTCTTTTAGGGAATGCCAAACCAGATATAGATGTCCTTACCGCAATCCAAAAACTATTGATTATCACTTCACTACCATTTGCCCTGTTTATGGTATACATGGCCGGAGCTTTTGTCTGGGAAATTTCCAATAAAAAAAAGTGA
- a CDS encoding LytR/AlgR family response regulator transcription factor, which produces MEPIKCIVVDDEELARGLLKSYIERLDFLTLVAEVANPLEALQIIKKEKVDLLFLDIQMPEIKGTDFAKLVPDHIQIIFTTAYSEYALEGFELNALDYLLKPITFERFLAAVNKAKPNENEDNFEKASSGNDSITVKSGYDLHKLKYEDILYIESDSEYVNFYLGDKKLMSLQSLKKLLELLPENQFMRVHRSYIVNRRKVTALKGRDIYIGDKEIPVSAQYFDAVKQELF; this is translated from the coding sequence ATGGAACCCATTAAATGTATTGTTGTAGATGATGAAGAATTGGCACGTGGCCTATTGAAAAGCTATATAGAGCGATTAGATTTTTTAACGCTAGTAGCGGAAGTAGCCAATCCTTTGGAAGCATTACAAATCATAAAAAAAGAAAAAGTAGATTTGCTTTTTCTAGATATCCAAATGCCCGAAATAAAGGGTACTGATTTTGCCAAGTTGGTTCCTGATCACATCCAAATTATTTTTACCACAGCTTATTCTGAGTACGCTCTTGAAGGCTTTGAGCTTAATGCGCTTGATTACCTTTTGAAGCCCATCACTTTTGAGCGGTTTTTGGCAGCCGTGAATAAAGCAAAACCTAACGAAAATGAAGATAATTTTGAGAAGGCATCATCAGGTAATGATAGCATTACCGTAAAGTCTGGCTATGACTTACATAAATTAAAGTATGAAGACATTCTTTACATTGAGAGTGATAGTGAATATGTTAATTTTTATTTAGGAGATAAAAAGCTAATGAGCTTACAGTCATTAAAGAAGTTATTGGAACTATTGCCTGAGAATCAGTTTATGCGGGTTCATCGTTCTTATATTGTAAACAGAAGAAAAGTGACGGCCCTAAAAGGGCGGGATATTTATATAGGGGATAAAGAAATACCAGTAAGCGCCCAGTATTTTGATGCTGTTAAACAAGAATTGTTCTAG
- a CDS encoding sensor histidine kinase, whose product MKQTHRFLFHVFLWLAVWLMAWLLLNENVRFLDKNVPSFLMQIVVIATLIYVTAPTLLFKKKYLLFGVASFALIVFCSFLITENFMLNNLPEGNMPPPPGGGRRGGPPMAPPEILIQFLILSIAYVLATFVETFLFAQKKEEETIRNKNENLQMELKFLKSQINPHFLFNSLNNIYALSVIDSNKTQQSIGTLSEMLRYVLYECEQPTVPIKKEIAYISNYLDLFRLKSSKPFPINTKFEVLNSNAKIAPMILIPFVENALKHGNIDHVAEGYLDIKVYSDEHKIDFHVANSVSKMPAQKDKVGGIGLENVKKRLEILYPRNHELTIEQTPENYIVNLSINLNGTH is encoded by the coding sequence ATGAAACAAACACATCGCTTTCTTTTTCATGTTTTTCTTTGGTTGGCCGTTTGGCTTATGGCATGGCTGTTACTTAATGAAAATGTTAGGTTTTTAGACAAGAACGTGCCTTCATTTTTAATGCAGATTGTGGTAATTGCTACGTTAATTTACGTGACGGCACCAACTCTACTGTTCAAGAAAAAGTATCTGCTTTTTGGTGTAGCCTCATTTGCATTGATTGTTTTTTGTTCTTTTCTTATTACGGAAAATTTTATGTTGAATAATTTACCGGAAGGGAATATGCCACCCCCTCCTGGAGGAGGACGTAGAGGAGGACCACCAATGGCTCCGCCAGAAATACTGATTCAATTTTTAATTCTCTCCATTGCTTATGTGCTGGCCACTTTTGTAGAAACATTTTTGTTCGCACAGAAAAAGGAAGAGGAGACTATTAGGAATAAAAATGAAAATCTTCAGATGGAGTTGAAGTTTTTAAAATCGCAGATAAATCCACACTTTTTATTCAATTCGCTAAATAATATTTATGCACTTTCCGTAATTGACTCCAATAAGACTCAGCAAAGTATTGGTACGCTTTCAGAAATGCTGAGGTATGTTCTTTATGAATGCGAACAACCTACTGTACCTATTAAAAAGGAGATTGCGTACATTAGTAATTATTTGGATTTATTTCGATTAAAAAGTAGTAAACCCTTTCCTATAAATACCAAATTTGAAGTGTTGAATTCCAATGCCAAGATAGCCCCCATGATATTGATTCCGTTTGTAGAAAATGCTTTGAAGCATGGGAATATAGATCATGTGGCAGAAGGCTATTTGGATATAAAAGTATATTCTGATGAACATAAAATAGATTTTCATGTTGCCAATAGTGTCTCTAAAATGCCTGCTCAAAAGGATAAAGTAGGTGGTATTGGATTAGAAAATGTAAAGAAACGCTTAGAAATTCTATACCCGAGAAACCACGAGTTAACTATTGAGCAGACCCCAGAAAATTATATCGTAAACCTTAGCATTAATTTAAATGGAACCCATTAA
- a CDS encoding EF-hand domain-containing protein — MKKSSFYTVIATAVLGLVTIQTGYAQEDRKEPPSATELMEKMDANEDGKLSKDELKGPIKNDFDTIDKDEDGFLSLEELENAPKPKRRKK, encoded by the coding sequence ATGAAAAAAAGTTCTTTTTACACCGTAATAGCAACTGCCGTTCTTGGCTTAGTAACCATCCAAACAGGGTATGCCCAAGAAGACCGTAAAGAACCTCCCTCTGCAACCGAACTAATGGAAAAAATGGATGCCAATGAAGACGGAAAACTTTCTAAAGATGAATTAAAGGGCCCTATTAAAAATGACTTCGACACTATAGACAAAGACGAAGATGGCTTTCTTTCTTTGGAAGAATTGGAAAATGCACCAAAACCAAAGCGTCGAAAAAAATAA
- a CDS encoding YHYH protein — protein sequence MKQVLTLAISSLFILISGNSCNSDESVTTEENETNTEVVSGTVDASLFLEDGLAEPITMVEKTLSDGTIAMCYKITTTSTPSEHQMGPWCPTNISDGADKGGKWFENGELYDVDGAFIENMADFYADATWKMYDENGDIYVTNSLEDCQNAANPNVGEEYKNFCVECQPSYVTDITLTYYIPVTPVKLDTPIYISNGAPGGNGGTPPEGGPPPEEGGGDNTVIGLAFNGVNFDPPAPTANILGAYTLAPMDDNGGHVNPNTGYHYHAATGMTAQISQEDGHSAMIGYAIDGFPLFELLDEDGTEPTDLDECRGHTDDIRGYHYHVAPAGTNSFIGCFAGAQGTFEVN from the coding sequence ATGAAACAAGTATTGACATTGGCTATAAGCAGTTTGTTCATTCTTATCTCTGGAAACAGTTGTAATTCTGATGAAAGCGTTACCACCGAGGAAAATGAAACTAATACAGAAGTAGTGAGTGGCACGGTTGACGCTAGTCTATTTTTAGAAGATGGACTTGCCGAGCCCATAACCATGGTAGAGAAAACACTTTCTGACGGTACGATCGCCATGTGTTACAAAATCACCACTACTTCCACCCCTTCGGAACACCAAATGGGTCCGTGGTGCCCCACCAACATTTCAGATGGTGCCGACAAAGGTGGAAAATGGTTCGAAAATGGAGAACTCTACGATGTAGATGGTGCTTTTATTGAAAATATGGCCGATTTCTATGCCGATGCTACTTGGAAAATGTACGATGAAAACGGAGACATTTATGTAACCAACTCTTTGGAAGACTGTCAAAATGCAGCTAACCCAAACGTGGGCGAAGAGTATAAAAATTTCTGTGTTGAATGTCAGCCTTCCTATGTAACGGACATAACCCTTACCTATTACATTCCGGTGACGCCCGTAAAATTGGATACGCCCATTTATATATCCAATGGCGCACCTGGAGGTAATGGCGGGACTCCTCCAGAAGGTGGTCCACCACCGGAAGAAGGCGGTGGAGACAATACTGTTATAGGTCTAGCATTTAACGGTGTAAATTTTGACCCACCTGCTCCAACTGCAAATATTCTTGGCGCCTATACCTTGGCTCCTATGGATGACAACGGCGGACATGTGAACCCAAATACGGGTTACCATTACCACGCTGCGACCGGTATGACCGCACAAATTTCACAAGAAGACGGCCATTCTGCAATGATAGGCTACGCCATAGATGGTTTTCCCTTGTTTGAACTATTGGACGAAGATGGTACCGAACCTACCGATTTAGATGAATGTCGCGGTCATACAGATGACATTCGCGGTTATCACTATCATGTAGCCCCAGCCGGAACCAACAGCTTTATTGGCTGTTTTGCGGGAGCACAAGGCACCTTTGAAGTAAACTAA
- a CDS encoding YHYH protein: protein MKKEVLKKIIPLSLVVAITGFGIIACSSDSSDDSFEDEESETEEETVTELHAAYAAFNSEATTIYLDGSEVVIETTGLPNHETIYWGEGNSLYKDEPDVDKTPSIMSSNNNATTIRVDATPNLTGNTVETQLNTIGIAVSGSSIFNDQEGGGALDQAAGSLDWTGAHIGPGVYHYHLEPVAFSDDDENLIGILLDGVFLYGRKCNSTGTYPTDLDASGGHVSTTQYTDGEEEYHYHIINEVYSTTGSYLAFAGPYQGY, encoded by the coding sequence ATGAAAAAAGAAGTTCTAAAAAAGATTATCCCGTTAAGCCTTGTTGTTGCCATTACGGGATTTGGTATTATTGCTTGCAGTTCTGACAGTTCTGATGATTCCTTTGAAGACGAAGAAAGTGAAACCGAAGAAGAAACCGTAACTGAATTGCATGCGGCCTATGCGGCTTTCAATTCGGAAGCAACCACTATTTACTTAGACGGTTCGGAAGTTGTTATAGAGACTACCGGGCTTCCCAATCACGAAACCATATATTGGGGCGAAGGCAACAGCCTATACAAGGACGAGCCCGATGTGGACAAAACGCCTAGTATTATGTCCAGCAACAACAACGCTACCACTATACGTGTAGATGCCACTCCCAATTTAACGGGAAACACGGTCGAAACCCAGTTGAATACCATTGGTATAGCAGTTAGCGGCTCATCGATCTTTAATGATCAAGAAGGCGGCGGCGCACTGGATCAAGCCGCCGGAAGCTTAGATTGGACAGGTGCACATATTGGCCCAGGTGTATATCACTACCATCTTGAACCTGTAGCCTTTTCCGATGATGATGAAAATCTAATTGGCATACTACTCGATGGCGTATTCCTATACGGAAGAAAATGCAACTCCACAGGCACCTATCCTACAGATTTAGATGCTTCCGGAGGTCACGTTTCTACTACCCAGTATACAGATGGAGAGGAAGAATATCACTATCATATTATCAATGAAGTCTATTCTACAACAGGCTCTTACCTTGCATTTGCAGGTCCTTATCAAGGTTATTAA
- a CDS encoding toxin-antitoxin system YwqK family antitoxin has protein sequence MTKSLYLIILLFALSFFGHNKDIETIPKTEKKPSIKNHEVYKHDLVLNQNEGKWYYLNKPFNGYSIKCYQNGVTSERLGYLNGKREGIAKRWENNGLLRIESFYKQNRLTGTYKVWWKNGELAEESIYENGALHGVQKMYYPDGSLAKKRQLVNGREEGLQKSWLKNGKLYINYEAKNGRIFGMKRANSCYKLDDEIVVRSKKI, from the coding sequence ATGACAAAATCACTGTACTTAATAATACTATTGTTCGCGCTCTCTTTTTTTGGTCATAATAAGGACATTGAAACAATTCCAAAAACGGAAAAAAAACCGAGTATAAAGAATCATGAGGTTTACAAGCATGATTTAGTACTAAATCAAAACGAAGGGAAATGGTACTACCTGAACAAACCGTTTAACGGGTACTCTATAAAATGTTACCAAAATGGAGTTACAAGTGAAAGATTGGGGTATTTAAATGGAAAAAGAGAGGGTATAGCTAAACGCTGGGAAAATAATGGCCTTCTCCGTATAGAATCTTTCTACAAACAAAACCGATTGACCGGCACATATAAAGTCTGGTGGAAAAATGGCGAGTTGGCGGAAGAATCTATCTATGAGAACGGTGCCCTGCACGGTGTTCAAAAGATGTATTACCCAGATGGTTCACTTGCCAAAAAAAGACAACTTGTAAACGGCAGGGAAGAAGGGTTACAAAAATCCTGGCTTAAAAACGGCAAGCTGTATATTAATTACGAAGCCAAGAATGGCCGAATTTTTGGAATGAAAAGAGCTAACTCATGCTATAAACTAGATGATGAAATTGTTGTTAGAAGTAAAAAAATATAG
- a CDS encoding SCO family protein produces MMKLLLEVKKYSIILLFIVLTACNQTVKKSNHNKDTSSRVEHLPYYGDASFTPHWLEPGSQEEKDFHKIPNYKLVDQLGDTITSETFEDQIYITDFFFTTCPGICLKMTGNMQKIQDAFLNDPEVAILSHSVTPSIDSVSVLNTYAKKNGIIDAKWHLVTGDKQEIYDLGRNHYFVENDLGIPKDINDFLHTENFLLVDKNKHIRGIYNGLNRASVAQLIVDVKALKKEY; encoded by the coding sequence ATGATGAAATTGTTGTTAGAAGTAAAAAAATATAGCATTATTCTATTATTCATTGTTTTGACCGCATGCAATCAGACGGTCAAAAAAAGCAACCATAACAAGGATACGTCAAGCAGGGTTGAACATCTGCCCTATTATGGGGATGCATCTTTTACACCGCATTGGTTAGAACCAGGTTCACAAGAGGAAAAAGACTTTCATAAGATTCCCAATTATAAATTGGTAGATCAACTTGGAGACACCATTACATCTGAAACCTTTGAAGACCAGATTTATATTACCGACTTTTTCTTTACCACTTGTCCAGGTATCTGTTTAAAAATGACTGGAAACATGCAAAAAATACAAGATGCTTTTTTAAATGATCCAGAGGTAGCCATTTTATCCCATTCCGTTACGCCTTCCATAGATTCCGTTTCTGTCCTGAACACCTATGCTAAAAAGAATGGCATAATTGATGCAAAATGGCATTTGGTTACAGGTGATAAACAAGAAATCTATGATTTGGGAAGAAACCATTATTTTGTTGAAAATGACTTGGGTATTCCCAAGGACATAAACGACTTTCTACATACAGAAAACTTCTTGCTAGTTGACAAAAACAAGCATATAAGAGGTATTTACAATGGTTTAAACCGTGCTTCCGTAGCCCAACTCATAGTAGATGTAAAAGCTCTAAAAAAAGAGTATTGA
- a CDS encoding LytR/AlgR family response regulator transcription factor: protein MNCILIDDEPLAIEILVDYCKKVGFVEVVGTFTNPLEAIPAINEQKVDVIFCDIEMPQINGLDFISALDNRPLFIFTTAYSQYAVEGFELNAVDYLVKPIPYQRFIKAVLRAKELLSRKDTPVSTAANVFPSRGDGNESQKFIFVKSEHESVKIDLDDIQYVQGLKDYLKIHVVGSNKAILTLLSFKDILEKLPRNQFIRVHKSFVVNVNFIKTIQRNRIVIDDIRIPIGESHKTQFFSMLGL from the coding sequence ATGAATTGTATACTAATTGACGATGAACCGTTGGCCATAGAAATATTGGTAGATTATTGTAAAAAAGTAGGTTTTGTTGAGGTGGTAGGTACGTTTACAAATCCCCTTGAGGCTATTCCGGCAATTAACGAGCAAAAGGTAGATGTAATCTTCTGTGATATAGAAATGCCACAAATAAACGGGCTGGATTTTATTAGCGCGTTGGACAACCGGCCACTTTTTATCTTTACTACAGCTTACTCTCAATATGCCGTAGAAGGTTTTGAGCTGAATGCGGTAGATTACCTTGTAAAGCCCATTCCTTATCAGCGTTTTATAAAAGCGGTATTAAGGGCAAAAGAGTTATTGAGTCGTAAAGATACCCCGGTATCAACGGCTGCCAATGTATTCCCTTCCCGCGGAGATGGCAATGAAAGCCAGAAATTTATTTTTGTAAAATCTGAACATGAAAGTGTAAAGATAGATTTGGACGATATTCAATATGTTCAGGGTCTTAAGGATTATTTAAAAATTCATGTGGTAGGGTCAAATAAGGCCATTTTAACCTTACTTAGTTTTAAGGACATATTGGAAAAATTACCGCGGAATCAATTTATAAGGGTGCACAAGTCCTTTGTAGTGAATGTAAATTTCATCAAAACCATACAACGTAATAGAATTGTAATAGATGATATTCGTATTCCTATTGGAGAAAGTCACAAGACTCAATTTTTCTCTATGTTGGGGCTGTAA